A genome region from Meleagris gallopavo isolate NT-WF06-2002-E0010 breed Aviagen turkey brand Nicholas breeding stock chromosome 7, Turkey_5.1, whole genome shotgun sequence includes the following:
- the STK17B gene encoding serine/threonine-protein kinase 17B isoform X2 — MSRRKLENRSLSGLLAMSLQTQIRMDNFHNFYMLDSKELGRGRCGVVRKCIAKSTGQEYAAKFLKKRRRGQDCKAEILHEIAVLELMKSNPRIVNLHEVYETANEIILVLEYAAGGEIFNLCVPDLDDRVGESDIIRLIRQILEGLCCLHEKNIVHLDLKPQNILLSSINPLGDVKIVDFGMSRKIENSTELRQIMGTTEYLAPEILNYDPITTATDMWNIGVISYMLLTQESPFVGADNQETFLNISQVNVDYSEETFSSVSQPAKDFIQKLLIKNPEERPTAEACLSHFWLRQGDFILLCSPEESCCPSLMPGHTTKCSEERNVRSSCNGTCSYKEDKENIPEDSSTVSKRFRFDDSLQYPQDFVTDFVC; from the exons ATGTCCAGGAGAAAGCTGGAGAACAGAAGCCTTTCAGGCTTGTTGGCCATGTCTCTGCAGACACAAATCAGGATGGACAATTTCCACAATTTTTACATGCTTGACTCTAAAGAGCTGGGAAG aggaagATGTGGTGTGGTTAGAAAATGTATTGCTAAATCCACAGGTCAAGAATATGCAGctaaatttttaaagaaaagaagaagaggtcAAGACTGCAAAGCAGAGATTCTTCATGAAATTGCTGTGCTTGAATTAATGAAATCTAATCCTCGCATAGTTAATCTCCATGAAGTCTAtgaaacagcaaatgaaatCATCTTAGTGTTGGAATA TGCCGCTGGAGGAGAAATCTTTAACTTGTGTGTCCCAGATTTGGATGACAGAGTTGGTGAAAGTGATATCATAAGGCTTATCAGGCAAATACTTGAAGGACTTTGTTGcttgcatgaaaaaaatattgttcatCTCGATTTAAAG cctcaaaatattttgctgagcAGCATCAATCCTCTTGGTGATGTGAAGATTGTAGATTTTGGCATGTCTCGGAAGATTGAGAATAGCACTGAACTGCGGCAAATCATGGGAACCACCGAGTATCTTG ctCCAGAAATCTTAAACTATGACCCTATTACCACAGCCACAGATATGTG GAACATAGGTGTAATATCATATATGCTGCTGACTCAAGAATCTCCATTTGTGGGAGCTGATAATCAAGAAACTTTTCTTAATATATCTCAAGTTAATGTGGATTACTCAGAAGAAACGTTTTCATCAGTTTCACAGCCTGCCAAAGACTTCATTCAAAAACTTCTCATAAAAAATCCTGA GGAAAGGCCCACAGCAGAGGCCTGTCTCTCCCATTTCTGGTTGCGGCAAGGGGATTTCATACTCTTGTGCAGCCCTGAAGAATCTTGCTGCCCATCTCTGATGCCAGGACATACAACAAAATGCTCAGAAGAGCGGAATGTGAGATCCAGTTGTAATGGCACTTGTAGCTAcaaggaagacaaagaaaacatcCCAGAGGACAGCAGTACAGTCTCCAAACGCTTCCGGTTTGATGATTCACTGCAATATCCCCAAGACTTCGTGACAGACTTTGTATGTTAA
- the STK17B gene encoding serine/threonine-protein kinase 17B isoform X1, protein MSRRKLENRSLSGLLAMSLQTQIRMDNFHNFYMLDSKELGRGRCGVVRKCIAKSTGQEYAAKFLKKRRRGQDCKAEILHEIAVLELMKSNPRIVNLHEVYETANEIILVLEYAAGGEIFNLCVPDLDDRVGESDIIRLIRQILEGLCCLHEKNIVHLDLKPQNILLSSINPLGDVKIVDFGMSRKIENSTELRQIMGTTEYLAPEILNYDPITTATDMWNIGVISYMLLTQESPFVGADNQETFLNISQVNVDYSEETFSSVSQPAKDFIQKLLIKNPEERPTAEACLSHFWLRQGDFILLCSPEESCCPSLMPGHTTKCSEERNVRSSCNGTCSYKEDKENIPEDSSTVSKRFRFDDSLQYPQDFVTDFPCRTVFGRDLRRSSDPASLLKQGHLELVSLTTSACFSMSRMDHLS, encoded by the exons ATGTCCAGGAGAAAGCTGGAGAACAGAAGCCTTTCAGGCTTGTTGGCCATGTCTCTGCAGACACAAATCAGGATGGACAATTTCCACAATTTTTACATGCTTGACTCTAAAGAGCTGGGAAG aggaagATGTGGTGTGGTTAGAAAATGTATTGCTAAATCCACAGGTCAAGAATATGCAGctaaatttttaaagaaaagaagaagaggtcAAGACTGCAAAGCAGAGATTCTTCATGAAATTGCTGTGCTTGAATTAATGAAATCTAATCCTCGCATAGTTAATCTCCATGAAGTCTAtgaaacagcaaatgaaatCATCTTAGTGTTGGAATA TGCCGCTGGAGGAGAAATCTTTAACTTGTGTGTCCCAGATTTGGATGACAGAGTTGGTGAAAGTGATATCATAAGGCTTATCAGGCAAATACTTGAAGGACTTTGTTGcttgcatgaaaaaaatattgttcatCTCGATTTAAAG cctcaaaatattttgctgagcAGCATCAATCCTCTTGGTGATGTGAAGATTGTAGATTTTGGCATGTCTCGGAAGATTGAGAATAGCACTGAACTGCGGCAAATCATGGGAACCACCGAGTATCTTG ctCCAGAAATCTTAAACTATGACCCTATTACCACAGCCACAGATATGTG GAACATAGGTGTAATATCATATATGCTGCTGACTCAAGAATCTCCATTTGTGGGAGCTGATAATCAAGAAACTTTTCTTAATATATCTCAAGTTAATGTGGATTACTCAGAAGAAACGTTTTCATCAGTTTCACAGCCTGCCAAAGACTTCATTCAAAAACTTCTCATAAAAAATCCTGA GGAAAGGCCCACAGCAGAGGCCTGTCTCTCCCATTTCTGGTTGCGGCAAGGGGATTTCATACTCTTGTGCAGCCCTGAAGAATCTTGCTGCCCATCTCTGATGCCAGGACATACAACAAAATGCTCAGAAGAGCGGAATGTGAGATCCAGTTGTAATGGCACTTGTAGCTAcaaggaagacaaagaaaacatcCCAGAGGACAGCAGTACAGTCTCCAAACGCTTCCGGTTTGATGATTCACTGCAATATCCCCAAGACTTCGTGACAGACTTT ccttgcagaactgtgtttggaagggacctcaggaggtCATCTGATCCAGCctccctgctcaagcagggccaCCTAGAGCTGGTTTCCCTGACCACGTCTGCTTGCTTTTCTATGTCCAGAatggatcacctctcttga